The Sinomonas sp. P10A9 genome includes a window with the following:
- a CDS encoding type II toxin-antitoxin system VapC family toxin, with translation MGKPPYLLDTHALVWALTEPRRLSRKAKNALESWDSVLLASAASAYELSYKRRMGRLPGLDGLFVGYRRHVLELVSEEIGISGVHALEAGQLDWGHRDPFDRLIAVQALVEGFGLITADPPFRDVEGLDVLW, from the coding sequence ATGGGAAAGCCCCCTTACCTCCTCGACACCCACGCCCTCGTCTGGGCACTGACAGAACCCCGCAGGCTCTCGCGCAAGGCGAAGAACGCCCTCGAGTCGTGGGACTCCGTATTGCTCGCTTCAGCCGCCTCGGCGTACGAGCTCTCCTACAAGCGGCGCATGGGCAGGCTTCCAGGACTCGATGGACTCTTCGTGGGGTATCGCCGGCATGTGCTCGAGCTGGTCTCGGAGGAAATCGGCATCTCCGGGGTCCACGCACTCGAGGCTGGGCAGCTCGACTGGGGGCACCGCGATCCCTTCGATCGGCTCATCGCCGTGCAAGCGCTCGTTGAGGGCTTCGGTTTGATCACGGCGGACCCCCCGTTCAGGGACGTCGAAGGCCTCGATGTCCTGTGGTGA
- a CDS encoding LysE family translocator, whose amino-acid sequence MPLSIWGALVGACLLISFTPGAGAINTMSNSLTSGFRRAIWGVLGQQAALVVHLAIVAAGLGVLVASSPTAFNVIRYLGAAYLMYLGVRQFVSKPDTSPDAVTSLAREPAWSMFRRGLWVNLLNPKAIVFFLAFIPGFVRPDLPLWSQYLVIGATIVCVDVVVMWFFFALAAKSFKRFTTSESGQRVLGRVFGVLFVGVGVLLAVV is encoded by the coding sequence GTGCCACTTTCCATCTGGGGCGCCCTGGTGGGCGCCTGCCTGCTCATCAGCTTCACCCCCGGCGCGGGCGCCATCAACACGATGAGCAACTCGCTCACCTCGGGGTTCCGCCGGGCCATCTGGGGCGTGCTCGGGCAGCAGGCGGCGCTCGTGGTGCACCTCGCTATCGTGGCGGCCGGTCTGGGGGTGCTCGTGGCCAGCTCCCCCACGGCGTTCAACGTGATCCGATACCTCGGCGCCGCGTACCTCATGTACCTCGGGGTCCGGCAGTTCGTCAGCAAGCCGGACACCTCGCCGGACGCCGTCACCTCTCTGGCGAGGGAGCCCGCGTGGTCGATGTTCCGTCGCGGCCTGTGGGTCAATCTCCTCAACCCCAAGGCCATCGTCTTCTTCCTCGCGTTCATCCCGGGGTTCGTGCGGCCCGACCTGCCGCTGTGGAGTCAGTACCTCGTCATCGGCGCGACCATTGTCTGCGTGGACGTCGTGGTCATGTGGTTCTTCTTCGCGCTCGCCGCGAAGAGCTTCAAGCGGTTCACGACGAGCGAATCCGGGCAGCGCGTGCTCGGCCGGGTCTTCGGGGTGCTGTTCGTGGGCGTCGGCGTGCTGCTCGCCGTCGTGTGA
- a CDS encoding low molecular weight protein-tyrosine-phosphatase, whose protein sequence is MNSPASPYRIITVCTGNICRSPMAEFMLGAALRIAGLSESAVVDSAGTTAWEVGRPIDPRAARVLDGHGLRSHQHIARQFEPAWYFERELILALDVDHYGHLREHAPSGTEEKVRMLREFDPAVAELDHLDQGIEDPWFGDQSDFETTWKLITAAVPGIVAHVRREIAAYGLPADA, encoded by the coding sequence ATGAACTCGCCGGCGAGCCCCTACCGCATCATCACGGTCTGCACGGGGAATATCTGCCGCTCGCCGATGGCCGAGTTCATGCTCGGAGCCGCGCTGCGGATCGCAGGCCTCAGCGAGAGCGCCGTGGTCGATTCCGCCGGCACCACCGCGTGGGAGGTCGGTCGGCCGATCGACCCGCGCGCCGCGCGCGTCCTCGACGGCCATGGACTGCGCAGCCACCAGCACATCGCGCGGCAGTTCGAGCCCGCGTGGTACTTCGAGCGGGAGCTCATCCTCGCCCTCGATGTGGACCACTACGGCCATCTGCGCGAGCACGCCCCCTCGGGCACCGAGGAGAAGGTCCGCATGCTGCGGGAGTTCGACCCCGCCGTCGCGGAACTCGACCACCTCGACCAGGGCATCGAGGACCCGTGGTTCGGCGACCAGAGTGACTTTGAGACGACATGGAAGCTCATCACGGCGGCCGTTCCGGGGATCGTCGCCCACGTGCGGCGCGAGATCGCCGCGTACGGCCTGCCCGCCGACGCGTGA
- a CDS encoding chorismate-binding protein, giving the protein MAPAPTPRRPAIIAVDGRSGAGKTSLAVEVAAALREHRSVALLHLEDLYPGWDGLDEGIRRGLQVLECLRRGEPARWRPWDWAADAEGAERVTQPADVVLLEGVGASAAPLRALIDAVVWVEAADDERKRRALARDGETYAPHWDRWAAQEEAWLAHDAASSAAAVTVTLDGSRPGDAGAELTAALVINALADLPSLRDLLAPERSARESGGVVVRRMPAVPDPQALFAELFGASERAVWLDSSDAEVGSSGAGVGSRSRFSIMADDAGLLGRHMAHRRGLTEVVHGPGSATPVSARFDTPFFRWLDAEWGHGGSGVPGLECGFALGWLGYLGYELKRECGGSDVDPGLADAQLIFAARAVVLDHARGEAWLLALDAPDAEAWLDVAAAAVRHAHGVTSGAHAVTSGVHGVTSGPHGVTSGAHGVTSGPHGVTSGAHGVTSGPHGVTSAHLGPVFSGRDSASSYMDKVRAALAEIADGNTYEVCLTTTLEATVAAGDKPAGDSLGADTHAGGHHSGQSQDVESRDLARPSGDRPAVVPLDVYGALRRRSPAPFAAFARFGGLAIASTSPERFLAVTADGDLRAEPIKGTRRRTPGGTAAEDALADARVRAELAANPKDRAENLMIVDLLRNDLSHHAVPGSVAVSRLFAVETYATVHQLVSTIDARLRPGASRAEAIAAAFPPGSMTGAPKISTMAILDRLEAGPRGVYSGAIGYFSRTGAADLSVVIRTLVIQEHDGAARLTLGVGGAVVADSDPSDEYEEIRTKAFAVLGALGSEFPG; this is encoded by the coding sequence GTGGCACCGGCACCCACGCCGCGCCGCCCCGCCATCATCGCGGTCGACGGTCGCTCCGGGGCGGGCAAGACATCGCTCGCCGTCGAGGTCGCGGCGGCGTTGCGCGAGCACCGTAGTGTCGCGCTCCTGCACCTCGAGGACCTGTACCCGGGGTGGGACGGGCTCGACGAGGGGATCCGCCGCGGCCTGCAGGTCCTCGAGTGCCTCCGGCGCGGCGAGCCGGCCCGCTGGCGCCCGTGGGACTGGGCCGCGGACGCCGAGGGTGCCGAACGCGTGACCCAGCCCGCCGACGTCGTGCTCCTCGAGGGCGTGGGCGCGAGCGCCGCCCCCCTGCGTGCGCTGATCGACGCGGTGGTCTGGGTGGAAGCGGCAGACGACGAGCGCAAGCGCCGCGCCCTCGCGCGCGACGGCGAGACCTACGCGCCGCACTGGGACCGCTGGGCCGCGCAGGAGGAGGCATGGCTCGCGCACGACGCCGCATCCTCGGCCGCCGCAGTCACCGTCACCTTGGATGGCTCCCGCCCGGGCGACGCCGGGGCCGAGCTCACCGCCGCCCTGGTCATCAATGCGCTCGCGGACCTGCCGTCCCTCCGCGACCTCCTCGCCCCCGAGCGGTCCGCGCGGGAGTCCGGGGGCGTCGTCGTGCGTCGGATGCCCGCCGTGCCGGACCCGCAGGCGCTCTTCGCCGAGCTGTTCGGCGCCTCGGAACGTGCCGTCTGGCTCGACTCCTCTGATGCCGAAGTCGGGTCGTCAGGGGCCGGAGTCGGGTCCCGCAGCAGGTTCAGCATCATGGCCGACGACGCCGGCCTCCTCGGACGGCACATGGCCCACCGCCGCGGACTGACCGAGGTGGTGCACGGTCCCGGATCGGCGACGCCGGTCTCCGCCCGGTTCGACACGCCCTTCTTCCGCTGGCTCGACGCCGAGTGGGGACACGGCGGGAGCGGAGTGCCTGGCCTCGAGTGCGGCTTCGCCCTCGGCTGGCTCGGGTACCTCGGCTACGAGCTCAAGCGCGAATGCGGGGGCTCCGATGTGGACCCAGGCCTCGCGGACGCCCAGCTGATCTTCGCCGCGCGGGCCGTGGTGCTCGACCACGCGCGAGGCGAGGCATGGCTCCTCGCCCTCGATGCGCCCGACGCCGAAGCCTGGCTCGACGTCGCGGCCGCGGCCGTCCGGCACGCACACGGGGTGACCTCGGGCGCACACGCGGTGACCTCGGGCGTGCATGGGGTGACCTCGGGTCCACACGGGGTGACCTCAGGCGCGCACGGGGTGACCTCGGGTCCACACGGGGTGACCTCAGGCGCGCACGGGGTGACCTCGGGCCCACACGGGGTGACCTCGGCGCATCTGGGGCCGGTGTTCTCGGGACGGGACTCGGCGTCGTCCTACATGGACAAGGTCCGCGCGGCCCTCGCCGAGATCGCCGACGGCAACACCTACGAGGTCTGCCTCACCACGACACTCGAGGCGACAGTCGCCGCAGGCGACAAACCTGCAGGCGACAGCCTTGGAGCCGACACTCACGCGGGCGGCCATCACAGCGGCCAGAGTCAGGACGTCGAGAGTCGCGACCTCGCCCGTCCCAGCGGCGACCGCCCCGCCGTCGTGCCCCTCGACGTCTACGGTGCCCTGCGGCGCCGCAGCCCGGCGCCCTTCGCAGCCTTCGCGCGGTTCGGGGGGCTCGCGATCGCGAGCACGTCGCCGGAGCGCTTCCTCGCCGTGACCGCCGACGGCGATCTCCGCGCCGAGCCGATCAAGGGCACCCGCCGCCGCACCCCGGGCGGAACGGCCGCCGAGGATGCCCTGGCCGATGCGCGCGTGCGCGCCGAGCTCGCGGCGAACCCCAAGGACCGCGCCGAGAACCTCATGATCGTAGACCTGCTGCGCAACGACCTCAGTCACCACGCGGTGCCCGGCTCGGTTGCGGTGTCACGGCTGTTCGCGGTCGAGACGTACGCGACAGTGCACCAACTCGTGAGCACCATCGACGCGCGTCTCCGCCCCGGCGCCTCGCGCGCCGAGGCGATCGCCGCCGCCTTCCCGCCCGGTTCCATGACGGGCGCCCCGAAGATCAGCACGATGGCCATCCTCGACCGCCTCGAGGCCGGCCCGCGCGGGGTCTACTCGGGCGCGATCGGCTACTTCTCGCGCACGGGCGCGGCGGACCTCTCGGTGGTGATCCGCACCCTGGTTATTCAGGAGCACGACGGCGCCGCGCGCCTCACGCTCGGAGTGGGCGGCGCCGTCGTGGCCGACTCGGACCCCTCGGACGAGTACGAGGAGATCCGGACCAAGGCCTTCGCGGTCCTCGGCGCGCTGGGTTCGGAGTTCCCGGGCTGA
- the cls gene encoding cardiolipin synthase, which yields MVFQFPLVGFLPDWVTLLLAAVDLVIRVAVLGIIPGNRRPTTAMAWLLAIFFVPTIGLLLFLMFGNFRVSGKRREQQQQVNARVRAALADSHDVDTAFEGPDWLQSAAELNRGLGSLPMVNGNTVRLIPGYEDSIAEMTEAVRGAKRFVNAEFYIVGWDEVTDELFRALADAADRGVEVRFLYDHIGSLRVKGYRGFVRRLKETRIQWHRMLPLLPVRGQWRRVDLRNHRKIMVVDGEIAFTGSLNLIERTYHRKGNRKWVELMARIDGPAVTTLNIVFATDWLSETDEILEDQLEAADQAGDEPAQVVPSGPAFANENNLRLFNTLIYSAQHRLSICSPYFVPDDSLLYAVTTAAQRGVDVELFVSEQGDQFLVHHAQQSYYEQLLVAGVKIYRYPKPFVLHAKHFTVDDDVAVLGSSNMDMRSFSLNMEVSLMLPGSVIVGQMRKVEDMYRDVSKRLDLHEWRNRPMLTRYVDNVARLTATLQ from the coding sequence ATGGTGTTCCAGTTCCCCCTCGTGGGGTTCCTGCCGGACTGGGTCACGCTGCTGCTGGCGGCGGTCGATCTCGTGATCCGCGTGGCGGTGCTGGGCATCATCCCCGGCAACCGGCGGCCCACGACGGCGATGGCGTGGCTCCTTGCGATCTTCTTCGTGCCCACCATCGGGCTGCTGCTGTTCCTCATGTTCGGCAACTTCCGGGTCTCCGGCAAGCGCCGCGAGCAGCAGCAGCAGGTCAACGCGCGCGTCCGTGCGGCGCTCGCCGACTCGCATGACGTCGACACGGCCTTCGAGGGTCCCGACTGGCTCCAGTCCGCCGCGGAGCTCAACCGCGGCCTCGGGTCCCTGCCGATGGTCAACGGCAACACGGTGCGCCTCATCCCGGGCTACGAGGACTCGATCGCAGAGATGACCGAGGCGGTGCGCGGCGCCAAGCGGTTCGTCAACGCCGAGTTCTACATCGTCGGCTGGGATGAGGTCACCGACGAGCTGTTCAGGGCCCTCGCCGACGCCGCGGACCGCGGCGTCGAGGTCCGGTTCCTGTACGACCACATCGGGTCGCTGCGGGTCAAGGGCTACCGGGGCTTCGTGAGGCGGCTCAAGGAGACCCGTATCCAGTGGCACCGCATGCTCCCGCTCCTGCCGGTGCGCGGCCAGTGGCGGCGGGTGGACCTGCGCAACCACCGGAAGATCATGGTGGTCGACGGCGAGATCGCCTTCACGGGCTCGCTGAACCTCATCGAGCGGACCTACCACCGCAAGGGCAACCGGAAATGGGTTGAGCTCATGGCCCGGATCGACGGTCCGGCCGTCACGACGCTCAACATCGTCTTCGCCACTGACTGGCTCTCGGAGACGGACGAGATCCTCGAGGACCAGCTCGAGGCCGCCGATCAGGCTGGCGACGAGCCCGCGCAGGTAGTGCCGAGCGGCCCGGCCTTCGCGAACGAGAACAACCTCCGGCTCTTCAATACCCTCATCTATTCGGCGCAGCACCGGCTCTCGATCTGCAGCCCGTACTTCGTCCCCGACGACTCGCTCCTCTACGCGGTCACGACGGCGGCGCAGCGCGGTGTCGACGTCGAGCTGTTCGTTTCGGAGCAGGGGGATCAGTTCCTTGTGCACCACGCCCAGCAGTCGTACTACGAGCAACTCCTCGTCGCTGGGGTCAAGATCTACCGCTACCCGAAACCGTTCGTGCTGCACGCGAAGCACTTCACGGTCGACGACGACGTCGCCGTCCTCGGTTCCTCCAACATGGACATGCGCTCGTTCTCGCTCAATATGGAGGTCTCGCTCATGCTGCCGGGCTCGGTCATCGTCGGGCAGATGCGCAAGGTCGAGGACATGTACCGGGACGTGAGCAAACGCCTCGACCTGCACGAGTGGCGCAACCGGCCGATGCTGACCCGGTATGTGGACAACGTCGCCCGGCTGACGGCGACGCTTCAGTAG
- a CDS encoding aminodeoxychorismate lyase, protein MTQTVLVFLDRALPDGRIEDATKPQLFATDLGATRGDGVFETALVLDGHVRKLPAHLHRMTHSAALLDLDIPDHTVWERAIVTALDEYQRVVGPLTEVVVKLVVTRGVEGAHEPTCWVAASAPAPAAKRQREEGIDVLLLDRGYDSDVAERAPWLLLGAKTLSYAVNMAALRYAHAHGADDIIFTSTDGQVLEGPTSTVLLAHAEKDDAGRVTLKRLVTPRLDSGILPGTSQGALFAAAKDAGWELGYGPLVPEDLFDADAVWLISSVRLLTPVNHLDGKPIGSDPDLSKALTEELAALFDAIH, encoded by the coding sequence ATGACTCAGACCGTTCTCGTGTTCCTCGACCGCGCGTTGCCCGACGGACGCATCGAGGACGCCACCAAGCCACAGCTGTTCGCCACCGATCTCGGTGCGACGCGCGGCGACGGGGTGTTCGAGACGGCACTCGTGCTGGACGGCCACGTCCGCAAGCTGCCCGCACACCTGCACCGCATGACCCACAGCGCCGCGCTGCTCGATCTGGACATCCCGGACCACACGGTCTGGGAACGGGCCATCGTCACCGCGCTCGACGAATACCAGCGCGTGGTGGGGCCCCTCACCGAGGTGGTCGTGAAGCTCGTGGTGACGCGCGGCGTCGAGGGAGCGCACGAGCCGACGTGCTGGGTCGCCGCGTCCGCGCCAGCGCCGGCGGCGAAGCGCCAGCGCGAGGAAGGCATCGATGTGCTCCTCCTGGATCGGGGCTACGACTCCGACGTCGCGGAGCGCGCCCCGTGGCTGCTCCTGGGCGCCAAGACCCTCTCCTACGCCGTGAACATGGCCGCGCTGCGTTACGCGCATGCACACGGCGCCGACGACATCATCTTCACGTCCACCGATGGGCAAGTCCTCGAGGGGCCCACCTCGACCGTGCTGCTCGCCCACGCTGAGAAGGACGACGCCGGCCGGGTCACCCTCAAGAGGCTTGTCACCCCGCGCCTGGACTCGGGGATCCTCCCGGGCACCTCCCAGGGTGCGCTGTTCGCGGCGGCGAAGGACGCCGGATGGGAGCTCGGGTATGGGCCGCTCGTTCCGGAGGACCTGTTCGACGCCGACGCCGTGTGGCTCATCTCCTCCGTGCGGCTGCTCACCCCCGTGAACCACCTCGACGGCAAGCCCATCGGCTCCGACCCGGACCTCTCCAAGGCCCTGACCGAGGAGCTCGCGGCCCTGTTCGACGCGATCCATTGA
- a CDS encoding CoA-acylating methylmalonate-semialdehyde dehydrogenase, whose translation MVRDLSHYIGGARVDGTSGRYSDVYNPCTGEVQARVPLASTDEVSEAVANAEKGQAEWGAMNPQRRGRILLKFVDLANEHMDELAELLSSEHGKTFADAKGDVQRGLEVVEFSAGAAPHLLKGEFSDSVGTGIDVHSLRKPLGVVAGISPFNFPAMIPLWQAGPALAAGNAFICKPSERDPSVPLRLAELLTEAGLPDGVFNVVNGDKEAVDALLTHPRVQAIGFVGSTPIAQYIYSTAAAHGKRAQCFGGAKNHMVILPDADLDMAADALIGAGFGSAGERCMAISVAVPVGEETADALVGKLQERIKDLRVGASMDKDADFGPVVAASAKERIEGYIAQGVEEGADLLVDGRGHTVEGYEGGFWVGPTLFDRVTKDMTIYQHEIFGPVLSVVRATDYDEALRLCSEHEFGNGVAIFTRDGDAARDFASRVEVGMVGVNVPIPVPIAYYTFGGWKASGFGDLNQHGPDAFRFFTKTKTVTSRWPSGVRQGASFVMPAGS comes from the coding sequence ATGGTCCGCGACCTCTCGCACTACATCGGCGGCGCACGCGTCGACGGCACATCCGGGCGTTACAGCGACGTCTACAACCCCTGCACGGGCGAGGTCCAGGCCCGCGTCCCGCTCGCGAGCACGGATGAGGTCAGCGAGGCCGTCGCCAACGCCGAGAAGGGTCAGGCCGAGTGGGGCGCCATGAACCCGCAGCGCCGCGGCCGGATCCTCCTGAAGTTCGTGGACCTCGCCAACGAGCACATGGATGAGCTCGCTGAGCTCCTCTCCTCCGAGCACGGCAAGACGTTCGCGGACGCCAAGGGCGATGTCCAGCGCGGCCTCGAGGTTGTCGAGTTCTCGGCCGGCGCCGCCCCGCACCTGCTCAAGGGCGAGTTCTCCGACAGCGTCGGTACGGGCATCGACGTGCACTCGCTGCGCAAGCCGCTCGGCGTCGTCGCCGGCATCAGCCCCTTCAACTTCCCCGCGATGATTCCGCTGTGGCAGGCGGGCCCCGCGCTCGCGGCCGGCAATGCGTTCATCTGCAAGCCGAGCGAACGGGACCCCTCGGTCCCCCTCCGCCTCGCCGAGCTGCTCACCGAGGCCGGTCTCCCCGACGGCGTCTTCAACGTGGTCAACGGCGACAAGGAGGCCGTGGATGCGCTCCTGACGCACCCCCGCGTCCAGGCCATCGGCTTCGTCGGATCCACCCCGATCGCCCAGTACATCTACTCGACCGCCGCGGCGCACGGCAAGCGCGCGCAGTGCTTCGGCGGCGCGAAGAACCACATGGTGATCCTCCCGGACGCAGACCTGGACATGGCCGCGGATGCGCTCATCGGCGCGGGCTTCGGCTCCGCCGGCGAGCGCTGCATGGCCATCTCGGTAGCCGTCCCGGTTGGCGAGGAAACGGCGGACGCCCTCGTCGGCAAGCTCCAGGAGCGCATCAAGGACCTGCGGGTCGGCGCGAGCATGGACAAGGACGCGGACTTCGGGCCGGTCGTCGCCGCGTCGGCCAAGGAGCGGATCGAAGGCTACATCGCCCAGGGCGTCGAGGAGGGCGCGGACCTGCTCGTGGACGGTCGCGGCCACACGGTCGAGGGCTACGAGGGCGGCTTCTGGGTGGGCCCCACGCTCTTCGACCGCGTCACGAAGGACATGACGATCTACCAGCACGAGATCTTCGGCCCGGTCCTGAGCGTCGTGCGCGCCACGGACTACGACGAGGCCCTGCGACTGTGCAGCGAGCACGAGTTCGGCAACGGCGTCGCGATCTTCACGCGTGACGGAGACGCCGCCCGCGACTTCGCGAGCCGCGTCGAGGTCGGCATGGTCGGGGTCAACGTGCCGATCCCGGTGCCGATCGCCTACTACACGTTCGGCGGCTGGAAGGCCTCCGGATTCGGCGACCTCAACCAGCACGGCCCCGATGCGTTCCGGTTCTTCACGAAGACCAAGACGGTCACGTCCCGCTGGCCGTCCGGCGTCCGCCAGGGCGCGAGCTTCGTCATGCCGGCGGGCAGCTGA
- a CDS encoding enoyl-CoA hydratase/isomerase family protein: MAAEADASATVQATAEVLFERRGRLGVVVLNRPRAVNALTHGMVTAMLAQLTEWAEDDAVQTVLVRGAGERGLCAGGDIVAIYRDMVDGGDASARFWATEYRLNSLISRYPKPYVAFMDGLVLGGGVGVSAHGSHRVVTERTRTGMPETTIGFVPDVGGTLLLAYAPGEAGTHAALTGAHLDGADALHLGLADFFVPSDRLDELATALETERADDAVARLARQAPLSALAAQRGWVDEAYASDDAEEIVRRLRASELSVAREAADTIESKSPTSVKVTLEALRRARARGPIALALEEALDEEYRIGLRLLAGHDFREGIRAQVIDKDRNPRWEPATLAGVTREQVETCFAPLGERELGLAAAVAAR; the protein is encoded by the coding sequence ATGGCGGCTGAAGCCGACGCGTCCGCGACCGTCCAGGCCACCGCGGAAGTCCTCTTCGAGCGGCGCGGCCGGCTCGGCGTCGTCGTGCTCAACCGCCCGCGCGCCGTCAACGCGCTCACCCACGGCATGGTCACGGCGATGCTCGCGCAGCTCACGGAATGGGCCGAGGACGACGCCGTGCAGACGGTCCTCGTGCGCGGCGCCGGCGAGCGCGGGCTGTGCGCCGGCGGGGACATCGTGGCGATCTACCGGGACATGGTCGACGGCGGCGACGCGAGCGCGCGCTTCTGGGCCACCGAGTACCGGCTCAACTCGCTCATCAGCCGCTACCCGAAGCCCTACGTCGCGTTCATGGACGGCCTCGTGCTCGGCGGCGGCGTGGGGGTCTCGGCCCACGGTTCGCACCGGGTGGTCACCGAGCGCACCCGCACTGGTATGCCGGAGACCACGATCGGGTTCGTGCCAGACGTCGGCGGCACGCTCCTGCTCGCGTACGCGCCGGGCGAGGCGGGCACCCATGCCGCGCTCACGGGCGCACACCTCGATGGCGCGGACGCGCTGCACCTCGGCCTCGCGGACTTCTTCGTCCCGAGCGACCGGCTGGACGAACTCGCCACGGCGCTCGAGACGGAGCGGGCGGACGACGCCGTTGCCCGGCTCGCGCGGCAGGCACCCCTTTCCGCGCTCGCGGCACAGCGCGGGTGGGTCGATGAGGCCTACGCGTCAGACGACGCCGAGGAGATCGTGCGCCGCCTGCGGGCCTCGGAGCTCTCCGTGGCCCGCGAGGCCGCCGACACAATCGAGTCCAAGTCACCCACCTCGGTCAAGGTGACGCTCGAGGCGCTGCGGCGCGCACGGGCCCGCGGCCCGATCGCCCTGGCCCTCGAGGAGGCCCTCGACGAGGAGTACCGGATAGGGCTGCGCCTCCTCGCCGGGCACGACTTCCGCGAGGGCATCCGCGCCCAGGTCATCGACAAGGACCGGAACCCGCGCTGGGAGCCGGCCACGCTCGCCGGCGTGACGCGCGAGCAGGTCGAGACCTGCTTCGCGCCGCTCGGCGAGCGCGAACTGGGCCTCGCCGCGGCGGTCGCTGCCCGGTGA
- the mmsB gene encoding 3-hydroxyisobutyrate dehydrogenase, giving the protein MTDPSAAGTIAFLGLGHMGGPMAANLIKAGYSVIGYDPVPAAVEAAQAHGIPLAGTAAEAAAGAAVVLTMLPSGRHVLDAYRGIGGEAGLLAVAGPNTLFLDCSTINVTEAQEAAAAAIAAGHRSVDAPVSGGVVGAEAATLTFMVGGEAEDFDSVRPVLEAMGKRVVHCGAHGLGQAAKVCNNMILGVSMIAVSEAFVLGEKLGLTHEALFDVAAHASGQCWALTTNCPVPGPVPTSPANRDYQPGFAGALMAKDLRLAVNAVEHTGVAAEMGPLASRIYDSFVEHGGAGTDFSGVINTIREQSDH; this is encoded by the coding sequence ATGACCGACCCCTCCGCCGCAGGCACCATCGCGTTCCTCGGCCTTGGCCACATGGGCGGGCCGATGGCGGCGAACCTCATCAAGGCCGGCTACAGCGTCATCGGGTACGACCCGGTCCCCGCCGCCGTCGAGGCCGCACAGGCGCACGGGATCCCGCTCGCCGGGACCGCAGCCGAGGCCGCGGCTGGCGCCGCCGTGGTCCTGACGATGCTGCCGAGCGGCCGCCACGTCCTGGACGCGTACCGCGGCATCGGCGGCGAGGCTGGCCTGCTCGCGGTGGCCGGGCCCAACACGCTGTTCCTCGACTGCTCCACGATCAACGTGACCGAAGCTCAGGAGGCTGCCGCGGCGGCCATCGCGGCGGGCCACCGCTCGGTGGACGCGCCCGTCTCGGGCGGCGTGGTCGGAGCCGAGGCCGCGACGCTCACGTTCATGGTGGGCGGCGAGGCCGAGGACTTCGACTCCGTCCGCCCGGTCCTCGAGGCCATGGGCAAGCGCGTGGTGCACTGCGGCGCCCACGGCCTCGGCCAGGCGGCCAAGGTCTGCAACAACATGATCCTGGGCGTATCAATGATCGCGGTGAGCGAGGCGTTCGTGCTCGGCGAGAAGCTCGGACTCACCCACGAGGCCCTGTTCGACGTCGCGGCCCACGCCTCCGGCCAGTGCTGGGCCCTCACGACCAACTGCCCGGTTCCCGGCCCGGTGCCCACGAGCCCGGCCAACCGGGACTACCAGCCCGGGTTCGCCGGTGCGCTCATGGCCAAGGACCTCCGACTGGCCGTCAACGCGGTCGAGCACACGGGCGTCGCGGCGGAGATGGGTCCGCTCGCCTCGAGGATCTACGACTCGTTCGTGGAGCACGGCGGGGCAGGGACGGACTTCTCCGGCGTCATCAACACCATCCGGGAGCAGTCGGACCACTAG
- a CDS encoding MarR family winged helix-turn-helix transcriptional regulator: MGAPLPRDPIADAQRNWERHGWGDVAAPMAAITAIMRTQQILTARIEDVLRPLGLTFARYEMLALLSFARTGALPMNRASALLQVHPTSVTNAVDRLAQAGYVARTPHPTDGRTTLIELTPDGRAVAKEATARLNAEVFARSGFTGGDVEDLIRILSDFRRAAGDFA; encoded by the coding sequence ATGGGCGCCCCGCTTCCCCGCGACCCGATTGCCGATGCCCAGCGCAACTGGGAGCGGCACGGGTGGGGGGACGTCGCGGCGCCCATGGCCGCCATCACGGCGATCATGCGCACGCAGCAGATCCTCACCGCGCGCATCGAGGACGTGCTCAGACCACTCGGGCTCACGTTCGCACGCTACGAGATGCTCGCGCTCCTGAGCTTTGCCCGCACGGGGGCGTTGCCCATGAACCGGGCCAGCGCGCTCCTCCAGGTGCACCCCACGTCGGTGACCAACGCCGTCGACCGGCTAGCCCAGGCCGGGTACGTCGCGCGGACACCGCATCCCACGGACGGGCGGACCACGCTCATCGAGCTCACCCCCGACGGCCGCGCGGTGGCCAAGGAGGCGACCGCGCGGCTCAACGCCGAGGTCTTTGCCCGGTCCGGGTTCACCGGCGGCGACGTCGAGGACCTCATCCGCATCCTCAGCGACTTCCGCCGTGCGGCCGGGGACTTCGCGTGA